A genomic window from Cryobacterium sp. SO2 includes:
- a CDS encoding GntR family transcriptional regulator: MPPSISRARPSGPSAVERAYSHVADAIISGDLAASALITEGDVAATLGLSRTPVREAFLSLESAGLLRLFPKKGAVVTAIDDTETAELLQVRALLETKAVQLLGERPHQVDSVDAELRALIQVQTDAAAADDLLAYARADHRFHSRIVDETGNRVIDDIYARLGPRLERLVHRVAARDPDSITRLIDEHRVLADHLRAGDTAAYDTALRLHLESGHRVHRSL; encoded by the coding sequence ATGCCCCCGTCCATCTCCCGTGCCCGCCCGTCCGGCCCCTCGGCCGTCGAGCGCGCCTACAGCCACGTCGCCGACGCGATCATCTCCGGCGACCTGGCCGCGAGCGCCCTCATCACCGAAGGCGACGTCGCGGCGACCCTCGGGTTGAGCCGTACCCCGGTGCGCGAGGCCTTCCTCTCCCTCGAGTCCGCCGGGTTGCTCCGCCTCTTCCCCAAGAAGGGCGCCGTGGTCACGGCCATCGACGACACCGAGACCGCCGAGCTGCTGCAGGTGCGCGCACTCCTGGAGACCAAGGCCGTCCAGCTGCTCGGCGAGCGCCCGCACCAGGTGGATTCCGTCGACGCCGAGTTGCGTGCCCTCATCCAGGTGCAGACGGATGCCGCGGCCGCGGACGACCTGCTGGCCTACGCCCGCGCCGACCACAGGTTCCACTCCCGCATCGTGGACGAAACCGGGAACCGGGTGATCGACGACATCTACGCGCGTCTCGGTCCCCGGTTGGAACGCCTCGTGCACAGGGTCGCCGCCCGCGACCCCGACAGCATCACCAGGCTCATCGACGAGCACCGCGTGCTGGCCGACCACCTGCGCGCCGGCGACACCGCCGCCTATGACACGGCGCTCCGCCTGCACCTGGAAAGCGGGCACCGCGTGCACCGCTCGCTCTGA
- a CDS encoding DUF4956 domain-containing protein, producing the protein MLQAAIILIDLLFISLLTFGLYFPRHRRRDLVVAYLVVNVGVLAVAQVLASSTVGVGLGLGLFGVLSIIRLRSSEIEQHEVAYYFAALAMGLLAGLSAEPTVLTVVLMALITVVVYFGDNPRLFRSYRQQTVVLDAAFPDESDLIAHLEGLLGARVHGVHVRSLDLVNDTTLVDVRYQVGAPRSLAPTLAPARTTGVTGAPVLQETSR; encoded by the coding sequence ATGCTGCAGGCCGCGATCATCCTGATCGATCTGCTCTTCATCAGCCTGCTCACGTTCGGGCTCTACTTCCCACGCCACCGGCGCCGTGACCTCGTCGTCGCCTACCTCGTCGTGAACGTCGGCGTGCTGGCCGTGGCGCAGGTGCTGGCCTCCAGCACGGTGGGCGTCGGCCTCGGCCTGGGCCTCTTCGGCGTGCTGTCGATCATCCGGCTGCGCTCGAGCGAGATCGAACAGCACGAGGTCGCCTACTACTTCGCGGCTCTCGCCATGGGCCTCCTCGCCGGCCTCAGCGCAGAGCCCACGGTGCTCACTGTCGTGCTGATGGCCCTGATCACCGTCGTCGTCTACTTCGGCGACAACCCCCGGTTGTTCCGCAGCTACCGGCAGCAGACCGTGGTGCTGGATGCCGCCTTCCCAGACGAGTCCGACCTCATAGCCCACCTCGAAGGCCTGTTGGGCGCCCGGGTGCACGGTGTGCACGTGCGCAGCCTCGACCTGGTGAACGACACCACCCTCGTGGACGTGCGCTACCAGGTGGGCGCCCCGCGTTCACTGGCTCCCACGCTGGCCCCCGCCCGCACGACCGGTGTCACCGGCGCGCCGGTTCTGCAGGAGACCAGCCGATGA
- a CDS encoding polyphosphate polymerase domain-containing protein — protein sequence MSAVELGAGPAGVTLDVPLERLDTIGLAELTERASLLTRIDRKYVLPRSELDSVLADLDEGVRVLDIDGVRSSEYESVYFDTPELTSFMMAAHPRRRRFKIRTRTYVDSAQSYLEVKTRGGRGVTVKDRLPYGIDDRARLTSEGRRYTDTVLDEADITGAEGQDLVPTLTTRYLRTTLFIPESSSRATIDTGLSWSSVPGRNAPGAGAPQLRLDRPRLAIVETKSGSRASAVDRILWAHGHRPATISKYGTGMAALRSDLPDNKWAPVLRRYFR from the coding sequence ATGAGCGCCGTCGAGCTGGGCGCCGGGCCCGCCGGGGTGACCCTCGACGTGCCGCTCGAGCGGCTGGACACCATCGGCCTGGCCGAGCTCACCGAGCGAGCCAGCCTGCTCACCAGGATCGACCGCAAGTACGTGCTTCCGCGCAGCGAACTCGATTCGGTGCTGGCCGACCTCGACGAAGGCGTACGGGTGCTCGACATCGACGGGGTGCGCTCCAGCGAATACGAGTCCGTGTACTTCGACACCCCGGAGCTCACCAGCTTCATGATGGCGGCGCACCCTCGCCGCCGCCGGTTCAAGATCCGCACCCGCACCTATGTCGACTCCGCTCAGAGCTACCTCGAAGTGAAGACCCGCGGCGGCAGGGGAGTGACGGTCAAGGACCGCCTGCCGTACGGCATCGACGACAGGGCGCGACTCACCTCGGAGGGCCGCCGGTACACCGACACCGTGCTCGACGAGGCCGACATCACCGGAGCTGAGGGGCAGGACCTGGTGCCGACCCTCACGACGCGATACCTGCGCACGACCCTGTTCATTCCGGAGTCCAGCAGCAGGGCCACCATCGACACCGGTCTGTCCTGGTCGAGCGTGCCCGGCAGGAACGCTCCAGGGGCCGGCGCCCCGCAGCTCAGGCTGGACCGGCCGCGACTGGCGATCGTGGAGACCAAGTCCGGCTCACGGGCATCCGCCGTCGACCGGATTCTCTGGGCACACGGCCATCGCCCGGCCACCATTTCGAAGTACGGCACCGGCATGGCCGCCCTCCGCAGCGACCTGCCCGACAACAAGTGGGCCCCGGTGCTGCGCCGGTACTTCCGCTAG
- a CDS encoding MFS transporter, which yields MSPRTPRVIPPWQLAAPALFVMAWGGNHFTPLLHMYETLGHYSTVTADLFLGFYVVGLVPGLLLAGALSDRYGRKPLVVAGVIAGIVASILLGLGFSSELVICLGRFLAGLSVGVAMSVGTAWLKELSSAPFDLAARPTAGARRPALTLTVGFGLGAGVSGVLAQWGPLPTLLPYAVHIVLSLLILPALLRAPETVPRSRAHGSLWLDLQVPLAGHRRFLRVVLPTAPWVFGAAGIAYAMMPKLVETQLGELNLAFATLLTVVTLGTGALVQPQVSRLNSITHGRALLVGMGLMLVGVLSAVATAVTLSPVFALITGILLGAAYGITVVAGLVEIQRISTPTDLAGITGVYYSLTYVGFLLPVAFASLSDFAGYPVMLSLLAVACAGCLALTAVGLRRA from the coding sequence ATGTCCCCCCGTACTCCCCGCGTCATCCCCCCGTGGCAGCTCGCAGCCCCCGCCCTCTTCGTCATGGCCTGGGGCGGCAACCACTTCACCCCGCTGCTGCACATGTACGAGACCCTCGGCCATTACTCCACGGTCACGGCCGACCTGTTCCTCGGGTTCTACGTCGTCGGCCTCGTTCCCGGCCTCCTACTGGCCGGCGCCCTCTCCGACCGCTACGGCCGCAAGCCTCTCGTGGTCGCTGGCGTCATCGCCGGCATCGTGGCGAGCATCCTGCTCGGACTCGGGTTCTCCAGCGAGCTCGTCATCTGCCTGGGCCGGTTCCTCGCCGGCCTGAGCGTTGGCGTGGCAATGTCCGTCGGCACGGCCTGGCTCAAGGAACTCTCCAGCGCACCGTTCGACCTGGCCGCCCGCCCCACGGCCGGCGCCCGCCGCCCGGCACTCACCCTCACCGTCGGCTTCGGACTGGGCGCGGGGGTCTCCGGCGTTCTCGCCCAGTGGGGCCCGCTGCCCACCCTGCTCCCCTACGCCGTGCACATCGTCCTGAGCCTGCTCATCCTGCCCGCACTGCTCCGCGCACCGGAGACAGTGCCACGCAGCCGGGCGCACGGCTCCCTCTGGCTCGACCTGCAGGTTCCCCTCGCCGGGCACCGGCGCTTCCTGCGCGTGGTGCTGCCCACGGCCCCCTGGGTGTTCGGTGCCGCGGGCATCGCCTACGCCATGATGCCCAAGCTCGTGGAAACACAGCTCGGCGAGCTCAACCTCGCCTTCGCCACCCTGCTCACCGTGGTCACCCTGGGCACCGGCGCGCTCGTGCAACCGCAGGTCTCCCGCCTCAACTCGATCACGCACGGCCGGGCCCTCCTGGTGGGCATGGGCCTCATGCTGGTGGGTGTGCTGAGCGCCGTCGCCACGGCCGTCACCCTCTCCCCGGTGTTCGCCCTCATCACGGGCATCCTGCTCGGCGCCGCATACGGCATCACCGTGGTGGCCGGGCTCGTGGAAATCCAGCGCATCTCCACCCCCACCGACCTCGCCGGGATCACCGGCGTCTACTACAGCCTCACCTACGTCGGCTTCCTGCTCCCCGTGGCCTTCGCCAGCCTGAGCGACTTCGCCGGCTACCCGGTCATGCTCTCGCTGCTGGCCGTCGCCTGCGCCGGCTGCCTGGCCCTCACCGCCGTGGGCCTCCGCCGCGCCTGA
- a CDS encoding carbohydrate-binding domain-containing protein — MKKSLKTCTYRVLPFLVTAALLTGCTAVAATTDSSGTTTSATAAVAVDDSTTAAEVLAANQETHDDADDYEWDDADVVAITLDGDGASTDSASTDSGAVTISGSTVTITAAGTYELTGTLDDGQIVVASSGEGTVRLILNGVEVTNSAGAALVVSEADEAMIVLADGSTNSLADTDSYAEDDDANAALYSAADLTITGTGSLDVTGNGNDGITSADGLVINSGTITVTAVDDGIRGKDYLVVDGGTITVTAGGDGLKSDNEEDVTRGYIALTGGTVDVTAAGDGMQAFTDIVFSGADVTVESGGGHTAAVSEDVSAKGVKSGVVTVVDGGTLTVDAADDALHSDGTVRIASGDVTLAAGDDGVHADSALDIIGGTTTVTTSNEGLESMAISIGGGTVSVTSSDDGLNASSGSTTTTETGDAAAQGGGGGGMDSDGGETITITGGTTVINADGDGFDSNGSATMSGGTLVVNGPTNSGNGALDVNGTFTVTGGTLLAAGSAGMAVSPEAGSEQSFVAIALDSTEAAGTVVQLVDSAGDVVMAFESIKDFQSVVFSSDELVDGETYSVYVGGTASGEIADGVYSDGDYSAATNSTTVTAGVAATGTMGGGGGGAGGGGPR; from the coding sequence ATGAAGAAATCCCTGAAGACCTGCACCTACCGGGTGCTGCCGTTCCTCGTCACTGCGGCCCTGTTGACCGGGTGCACCGCCGTCGCGGCGACCACCGACTCGTCGGGAACCACCACCTCGGCCACTGCCGCGGTCGCCGTCGACGACTCGACCACGGCCGCCGAAGTGCTCGCCGCCAACCAGGAGACCCACGACGACGCCGACGACTACGAGTGGGACGACGCCGATGTGGTGGCGATCACGCTCGACGGCGACGGGGCATCCACCGACAGCGCCTCGACCGACAGCGGCGCCGTGACCATCTCCGGCAGCACCGTGACCATCACAGCGGCCGGCACCTACGAACTGACCGGCACCCTCGACGACGGCCAGATCGTCGTCGCCTCCTCCGGCGAAGGCACCGTGCGCCTGATCCTCAACGGCGTCGAGGTCACGAACTCCGCCGGAGCTGCGCTCGTCGTCTCCGAGGCCGACGAAGCGATGATCGTGCTCGCCGACGGGTCCACGAACTCGCTGGCCGACACCGACAGCTACGCGGAGGACGATGACGCGAACGCCGCGCTCTACAGCGCCGCCGACCTCACTATCACCGGCACGGGCTCGCTCGACGTGACCGGCAACGGGAACGACGGCATCACCAGCGCCGACGGCCTGGTCATCAACTCCGGCACCATCACGGTGACGGCCGTCGATGACGGCATCCGCGGCAAGGATTACCTCGTCGTGGACGGCGGGACCATCACCGTGACAGCCGGCGGCGACGGTCTCAAGTCCGACAACGAGGAGGACGTCACCCGTGGCTACATCGCTCTCACGGGCGGCACCGTCGACGTGACAGCGGCCGGAGACGGCATGCAGGCCTTCACCGACATCGTGTTCTCGGGTGCCGACGTCACGGTGGAGTCCGGCGGTGGCCACACGGCCGCCGTGTCAGAGGATGTCTCGGCGAAGGGCGTCAAGTCCGGGGTGGTGACCGTCGTCGACGGTGGCACCCTCACCGTCGACGCGGCGGATGACGCGCTGCACTCCGACGGCACCGTGCGGATCGCCTCCGGTGACGTGACCCTCGCGGCCGGTGACGACGGTGTGCACGCCGACTCGGCGCTGGATATCATCGGCGGCACCACCACCGTCACGACCTCGAACGAGGGCCTGGAGAGCATGGCCATCAGCATCGGCGGGGGAACCGTCTCGGTCACCTCCAGTGACGACGGCCTCAACGCCTCCAGCGGCAGCACCACCACCACCGAGACCGGTGACGCCGCCGCCCAGGGTGGCGGAGGCGGCGGTATGGACTCCGATGGTGGGGAGACCATCACCATCACCGGCGGCACCACCGTGATCAACGCGGACGGCGACGGCTTCGACTCCAACGGGTCCGCCACCATGAGCGGCGGCACCCTCGTGGTGAACGGCCCGACCAACAGCGGCAACGGCGCGCTCGACGTGAACGGCACCTTCACCGTCACCGGCGGCACCCTGCTCGCCGCCGGCAGTGCCGGGATGGCCGTGTCGCCCGAAGCCGGGTCCGAGCAGAGCTTCGTGGCGATCGCGCTCGATTCCACCGAGGCAGCCGGCACCGTCGTGCAGCTCGTGGACAGCGCCGGTGACGTCGTGATGGCGTTCGAATCGATCAAGGACTTCCAGTCAGTGGTCTTCTCCTCCGACGAGCTCGTCGACGGCGAGACCTACAGCGTGTACGTGGGCGGAACCGCGTCGGGCGAGATCGCTGACGGCGTCTACAGTGACGGCGACTACTCCGCAGCGACGAACTCCACGACGGTCACGGCCGGTGTGGCCGCGACGGGCACCATGGGCGGCGGCGGCGGTGGCGCCGGCGGAGGAGGACCCCGCTAA
- a CDS encoding phage holin family protein, with protein sequence MIRILLRALIFLLSAALGLWVASLVLPDLTLTASGFVTAMLVFAVAQSVLSPFLAKVVARGAPAFLGGIGLVSTFVALWLASLFPGGLTIEGWQTWILAALVVWLVTALATLLLPLVLLRDAKEARTGASRPAP encoded by the coding sequence ATGATTCGCATCCTGTTGCGTGCGCTGATCTTCCTGCTCTCGGCTGCCCTCGGATTGTGGGTGGCGTCGCTCGTCCTGCCCGACCTCACGCTCACGGCGAGCGGCTTCGTCACGGCCATGCTCGTGTTCGCCGTCGCCCAGAGCGTGCTCTCGCCATTCCTGGCCAAGGTGGTCGCGCGGGGTGCGCCGGCATTCCTGGGCGGCATCGGGCTGGTGTCCACCTTCGTGGCCCTGTGGCTCGCCTCGCTGTTCCCCGGCGGTCTCACCATCGAGGGCTGGCAGACCTGGATCCTCGCCGCGCTCGTGGTCTGGCTGGTCACGGCCCTGGCCACGCTGTTGCTGCCGCTGGTGTTGCTGCGCGACGCGAAGGAGGCGCGCACCGGCGCATCCAGGCCGGCGCCGTGA